The following proteins come from a genomic window of Paenibacillus spongiae:
- the lpdA gene encoding dihydrolipoyl dehydrogenase, with protein MVVGDASLDIDTLVIGAGPGGYVAAIRAAQLGQNVLVVDKQYVGGVCLNVGCIPSKALISASHQYESISHADSFGITASDVKVDWNKVQDFKNGVVKKLTGGVASLLKANKIQYFNGEVMFINENEARVFNEQEAPRYRFKNCIIATGSRPIELKAFPYGGRIVSSTEALSIPEIPKSLVVIGGGYIGVELGQMYARFGTKVTVIEGSDAILPGFDTDMSSLVAKKLKGVGAEIVTGAQAKSAEQTDKDVTVTYTVNGEDKQVTADYLLVTVGRRPNTDGELGLDLINVKMTDRGLIEVNEQCQTSVPHIYAIGDIIAGPALAHKAMYEGRVAAEAIAGQPSKIDYKCIPLVVFSDPELSSVGYTEKEAKEKGHNVKVGKFPFNINGRALSLGVKEGFVKLVADADSGLVLGAQIAGIEASNMIAELGLAIEMGATLEDLALTIHAHPTLGEIVLDAAEMALGHPIHAIGK; from the coding sequence ATGGTAGTAGGAGATGCTTCACTGGACATTGACACTCTAGTCATTGGTGCAGGACCCGGCGGATATGTGGCGGCCATTCGTGCCGCCCAGCTCGGGCAGAATGTACTTGTCGTGGATAAACAATATGTTGGCGGCGTATGCTTGAATGTAGGCTGTATCCCTTCCAAAGCGCTGATCTCGGCTTCTCACCAATATGAGTCGATCAGCCATGCCGATTCTTTCGGAATTACGGCATCCGACGTGAAAGTCGATTGGAACAAGGTGCAGGATTTCAAGAACGGCGTTGTCAAGAAGCTGACCGGCGGCGTAGCTTCGCTGCTCAAAGCGAACAAGATCCAATACTTCAACGGCGAAGTCATGTTCATTAACGAGAACGAAGCTCGCGTATTCAATGAACAGGAAGCGCCGCGTTACCGCTTCAAGAATTGTATCATCGCAACGGGCTCCCGTCCGATCGAGCTGAAGGCATTCCCTTACGGCGGACGCATCGTATCTTCGACCGAAGCGCTGTCCATTCCGGAAATTCCGAAGAGCCTGGTCGTTATCGGCGGCGGATATATCGGCGTGGAGCTCGGCCAAATGTACGCTCGTTTCGGCACGAAGGTAACCGTAATCGAAGGCTCGGATGCGATCCTGCCTGGCTTCGACACGGATATGTCGTCCCTTGTTGCGAAGAAGCTCAAAGGCGTGGGCGCCGAAATCGTAACCGGCGCGCAAGCGAAGAGCGCCGAGCAAACGGATAAAGACGTAACCGTGACCTATACCGTTAACGGCGAAGACAAGCAAGTAACGGCTGACTATCTGCTCGTGACAGTCGGACGCCGTCCGAACACGGATGGCGAGCTTGGTCTTGATCTCATCAATGTAAAAATGACCGACCGCGGCTTGATCGAGGTTAACGAGCAATGCCAGACGAGCGTTCCTCATATCTATGCAATCGGCGATATCATCGCAGGACCTGCACTCGCTCACAAAGCGATGTATGAAGGCCGCGTTGCAGCAGAAGCGATTGCAGGACAACCGAGCAAAATCGATTACAAGTGCATTCCGCTCGTCGTATTCTCCGACCCAGAGCTGTCGAGCGTCGGCTACACCGAGAAGGAAGCGAAAGAGAAAGGCCACAATGTCAAGGTTGGCAAGTTCCCGTTCAACATCAATGGACGCGCCTTGTCGCTGGGCGTCAAGGAAGGCTTCGTCAAGCTGGTTGCCGATGCGGATTCCGGTCTTGTACTCGGGGCGCAAATCGCAGGCATCGAAGCTTCCAACATGATTGCCGAGCTCGGACTTGCGATCGAGATGGGCGCTACGCTTGAAGATTTGGCGCTGACGATTCACGCGCATCCAACGCTGGGCGAGATCGTTCTCGATGCAGCCGAGATGGCGCTTGGACATCCGATCCACGCGATCGGTAAGTAA
- a CDS encoding low molecular weight protein-tyrosine-phosphatase → MISVLFVCLGNICRSPMAEAVFRHELMARGLEDVIKVDSAGTGDWHLGKVPHEGTRGLLDRHGISYEGMRARQVRLDDYDDYDYIVCMDTNNERDVRQMLGSRCDGHDKVFKFMDLLPERKTADVPDPYYTGNFEEVYELVSQGCARLLEKIAEQLQEAEPARS, encoded by the coding sequence ATGATTTCGGTATTATTCGTATGTCTGGGCAACATTTGCCGTTCACCGATGGCAGAAGCGGTATTTCGCCATGAATTAATGGCGCGCGGACTGGAGGATGTCATTAAAGTCGATTCGGCCGGAACGGGAGATTGGCATCTCGGCAAGGTGCCGCATGAAGGAACGAGGGGCTTGCTTGACCGCCATGGGATTTCGTACGAAGGGATGCGGGCAAGACAAGTGCGTTTGGACGATTACGACGATTACGATTATATCGTTTGCATGGACACGAATAATGAACGGGATGTTCGTCAAATGCTTGGCAGCCGCTGCGACGGCCACGACAAGGTGTTTAAATTTATGGATCTGCTTCCGGAGCGCAAAACGGCCGATGTTCCGGATCCTTATTATACCGGAAATTTCGAAGAGGTTTACGAGCTGGTGTCGCAAGGCTGCGCCCGGCTTTTGGAGAAGATAGCGGAGCAGCTACAAGAGGCTGAACCTGCACGTTCATAA
- a CDS encoding acyl-CoA thioesterase produces the protein MTVLAKPASESRTTMTQLIFPEDANFHGTMFGGKVMEYMDKTAAIASMRHARIPVVTASTDSIDFIGPIRVGDVIEIVAFVAWSHNSSMEVYVKVQTEHVYTGERTTVVTAFFTFVGLDPSGKPTRVPDILPETDEEKSLHASAPKRYEQRKQRKRDRQKD, from the coding sequence ATGACGGTACTCGCCAAACCGGCAAGCGAATCGCGTACAACGATGACACAGTTGATTTTTCCGGAGGATGCCAACTTCCACGGGACGATGTTCGGCGGCAAGGTAATGGAATACATGGATAAGACGGCGGCGATCGCAAGCATGAGGCATGCCCGGATACCTGTCGTAACGGCATCGACGGACAGCATTGATTTTATCGGGCCGATCCGGGTCGGCGATGTGATAGAGATCGTCGCTTTCGTGGCATGGAGCCATAACAGCTCCATGGAAGTCTATGTAAAGGTGCAGACCGAGCATGTATATACGGGCGAGAGAACAACCGTCGTAACCGCCTTCTTCACTTTCGTAGGCCTTGATCCTTCCGGGAAGCCGACGAGAGTGCCCGACATTCTACCGGAGACGGATGAGGAAAAGTCGCTCCATGCTTCGGCTCCCAAACGATACGAGCAGCGTAAGCAGCGAAAACGGGACAGACAGAAGGATTAA
- a CDS encoding alpha-ketoacid dehydrogenase subunit beta → MAQMNMLEAIRDAMRVELKRDSNVVAFGEDVGKVGGVFRVTEGLQEEFGEDRVFDTPLAESAIAGMAVGMGIQGFRPIAEIQFVGFIYEALDQMFVQAARMRYRSGGRYNSPIVFRTPFGGGVKAAELHTDSLEGLALQTPGMKVIVPSNPYDAKGLMISAIRDNDPVFFMEHLNLYRAFRAEVPEGEYTVPIGKANVVREGSDVTIIAYGMMVHTAVKAAEELEKQGVKAEVIDLRTLMPLDIDTIVASIQKTNRAIVVQEAQKTSGAAAEVITQINEKAILHLEAPVLRVAGPDTVYPFAQIEDQWLPTPARIIAAVNKVREF, encoded by the coding sequence ATGGCACAAATGAATATGTTGGAAGCGATCCGCGACGCGATGCGCGTCGAATTGAAACGCGATTCGAACGTTGTCGCCTTCGGCGAAGACGTGGGGAAAGTCGGCGGTGTATTCCGCGTTACCGAAGGTCTGCAGGAGGAATTTGGCGAAGATCGCGTATTCGACACGCCGCTTGCGGAATCCGCGATTGCCGGTATGGCAGTAGGCATGGGCATTCAAGGCTTCCGTCCGATTGCAGAAATTCAATTTGTAGGTTTTATCTATGAAGCGCTTGACCAAATGTTCGTCCAGGCTGCACGGATGCGTTACCGTTCAGGCGGACGTTATAACTCACCGATCGTATTCCGTACGCCGTTCGGCGGCGGGGTCAAAGCAGCCGAGCTTCATACCGACTCGCTCGAAGGGCTTGCCCTTCAGACGCCGGGCATGAAGGTTATCGTGCCTTCGAACCCTTACGATGCTAAAGGCCTGATGATCTCCGCTATTCGCGATAACGATCCGGTATTCTTCATGGAGCATCTTAATCTCTATCGTGCTTTCCGCGCAGAAGTTCCGGAAGGTGAATACACCGTTCCGATCGGCAAAGCGAATGTCGTTCGCGAAGGCTCCGATGTGACGATCATCGCTTACGGCATGATGGTTCATACGGCTGTTAAAGCGGCTGAAGAGCTGGAGAAGCAGGGCGTTAAAGCGGAAGTTATCGATCTGCGCACCCTGATGCCGCTTGATATCGATACGATCGTAGCTTCCATTCAGAAGACGAACCGGGCAATCGTTGTCCAAGAGGCGCAGAAAACATCCGGCGCTGCGGCAGAAGTCATTACTCAAATCAACGAGAAGGCGATCCTTCACCTGGAAGCTCCCGTGCTTCGCGTGGCCGGTCCGGATACGGTGTATCCGTTCGCGCAAATCGAGGATCAATGGCTTCCTACACCAGCCCGTATTATCGCGGCAGTTAATAAAGTCCGGGAATTTTAA
- a CDS encoding thiamine diphosphokinase — protein sequence MNASRILIFTGGRLGRWALDLIRDDDYLIGADSGALFLVRNGRRPNISLGDFDSVTPQQLAEIREASLEMQDFDPVDKDFTDTELAFQLAVSKQPDEIVLLGALGTRFDHTLANVHLLRTAHGQGIRMAIMDEHNTIRVTASKLSLRRSPFPYISLLPLSDVVRGITLDGFQYPLREATLEIGQSLGISNALVGEQGVVSIREGLLLVIESRD from the coding sequence ATGAATGCAAGCCGCATACTCATATTTACCGGCGGCCGTCTGGGCCGGTGGGCGCTGGATCTCATCCGGGACGACGATTATCTGATCGGTGCGGATAGCGGCGCCTTGTTCCTCGTCCGGAACGGACGCCGTCCGAATATTTCCTTAGGCGATTTCGATTCGGTCACACCGCAGCAGCTGGCAGAGATCCGAGAAGCAAGCCTGGAGATGCAGGACTTCGATCCGGTTGACAAGGACTTCACCGATACCGAACTTGCCTTCCAGCTTGCAGTGTCCAAACAACCGGATGAGATCGTGCTGCTGGGAGCGCTTGGCACACGTTTCGATCATACCTTGGCCAACGTACATTTGCTTCGAACGGCTCATGGGCAGGGGATCCGCATGGCCATCATGGACGAGCATAATACGATCCGCGTGACCGCAAGCAAGCTATCTCTTCGGCGATCTCCGTTTCCATATATTTCACTTCTACCGCTTTCGGACGTTGTCCGCGGCATCACGTTGGATGGATTCCAATATCCTCTCCGCGAAGCCACGCTTGAAATCGGCCAATCGCTCGGCATCAGCAACGCGCTAGTCGGCGAGCAAGGGGTCGTCAGCATACGCGAAGGGCTGCTGCTTGTCATCGAGAGCCGGGATTGA
- a CDS encoding trimeric intracellular cation channel family protein has translation MDVFTIFSVIGTIAFAVSGAIVAMEEEYDILGVYVLGLATAFGGGVIRNLLIGVPVTTLWAQGMLLKTAVAAMTIAFILPVSWIKHWRRSEAFFDAIGLSAFAIQGALYATGKHPLSAVIVAAMLTGIGGGMIRDVLAGRKPLVLRDEIYAVWAMAAGAAIGLGWFKTPMELLILFGIVIACRMLSVHYKWRLPRRSLKYALAQSVHSEEQQTAAAAKSNEEKGDHS, from the coding sequence ATGGACGTGTTTACGATCTTCAGCGTTATCGGCACGATTGCTTTTGCAGTGAGCGGTGCGATTGTAGCGATGGAGGAAGAATACGACATTCTTGGCGTTTATGTGCTTGGCCTTGCCACTGCCTTTGGCGGCGGCGTTATCCGCAATCTGCTGATCGGCGTACCCGTTACGACCTTGTGGGCGCAAGGAATGCTGCTTAAGACCGCCGTTGCGGCGATGACGATCGCCTTTATTTTGCCGGTTAGCTGGATCAAGCATTGGCGTCGGAGCGAAGCGTTCTTCGATGCTATCGGGTTGTCGGCCTTCGCGATTCAAGGCGCGCTGTATGCAACAGGGAAGCATCCGCTTAGCGCCGTCATTGTTGCGGCGATGCTGACCGGTATTGGCGGGGGCATGATCCGCGACGTCTTGGCCGGAAGAAAACCGCTTGTGCTGCGCGATGAAATCTATGCGGTGTGGGCGATGGCTGCAGGTGCTGCGATCGGACTTGGATGGTTTAAAACACCAATGGAGCTGCTGATACTATTCGGTATCGTCATTGCGTGCAGAATGCTGTCGGTTCATTACAAATGGAGATTGCCGAGACGATCGCTGAAATATGCGCTTGCGCAATCGGTCCATTCCGAAGAGCAGCAGACGGCCGCGGCAGCGAAAAGCAACGAAGAGAAAGGGGACCACTCATGA
- the thyA gene encoding thymidylate synthase, whose amino-acid sequence MKSYLDLLKDVLDNGALKEDRTGTGTLSVFGRQLRYDLNEGFPLVTTKRMHVKSIIHELLWFLKGDTNVGYLQENGVRIWNEWADENGELGPVYGSQWRAWEAPDGRKIDQIAEVVASIKRNPDSRRHIVSAWNVAEIDNMKLPPCHFVFQFYVVNGKLSCMLTMRSSDTFLGLPFNIAQYALLTHMIAQQCDLGVGEFIYSGGDVHIYSNHIDQVREQLTREPYPLPQLLIKRKPDSIFDYVYDDFEIINYEHHPTIKAEVAI is encoded by the coding sequence TTGAAATCGTATTTGGACCTGCTGAAGGACGTACTGGATAATGGAGCGCTGAAAGAAGACCGGACAGGAACGGGTACGTTATCGGTTTTCGGACGTCAGCTCCGCTATGATTTAAATGAAGGGTTCCCGCTTGTAACGACAAAGCGGATGCATGTCAAATCCATCATCCATGAGCTGCTTTGGTTTCTCAAAGGCGATACCAACGTCGGCTATTTGCAGGAAAACGGCGTTCGTATCTGGAACGAATGGGCGGACGAGAACGGAGAGCTGGGACCTGTCTACGGCTCGCAATGGCGGGCATGGGAAGCGCCGGACGGCCGCAAGATCGATCAGATCGCCGAGGTCGTAGCCTCTATCAAACGGAATCCGGATTCCCGCCGTCATATCGTCAGTGCTTGGAATGTCGCGGAAATTGACAATATGAAGCTGCCTCCGTGCCACTTTGTCTTTCAATTCTATGTGGTAAACGGGAAGCTCTCTTGTATGCTGACGATGCGTTCCTCCGATACGTTCCTGGGACTGCCGTTCAATATCGCGCAGTATGCCCTTCTTACGCACATGATAGCCCAGCAATGCGATCTCGGTGTGGGTGAGTTTATATATTCCGGCGGCGATGTGCATATATACAGCAATCATATCGACCAAGTGAGGGAGCAGTTGACACGCGAGCCTTATCCGCTGCCGCAGCTTCTGATTAAACGGAAGCCGGACTCTATATTTGATTATGTATATGATGACTTTGAGATTATAAATTATGAGCATCATCCGACGATTAAAGCGGAAGTCGCCATTTAG
- a CDS encoding dihydrolipoamide acetyltransferase family protein, whose product MAKFEYKFPELGEGLHEGEIVKMLIKPGDSVTDDDIIMEVQNDKAIVEVPCPVNGKVLEVFAKDGQVCHVGDLVAIIEAEGDLPEQETTVASEEKAAAQGGAEIQGGAPEAKAPESAPSSDAAKAEGNPVLATPSVRKYGREKGVDLSGVKGTGKNGRITRDDIDGFAAGGGAAAAVSQPEAVNEQNAAAPAEGNNETKAAPVASGTAYRPEERVPFKGIRKVIANAMSKSVYTAPHVTLMDEVDVTELVALRAKYKPHAEKKGVKLTYLPFIVKALVAACRQFPIMNATLDEANQDIVLRKYYNIGIATDTDNGLIVPVIEDADRKNIYMVADSIRDLATRGREGKLSANEMRGSTISITNIGSAGGMFFTPVINFPEVAILGTGRITEKPIVRNGEIVAAPVMALSLSFDHRLIDGATAQNFLNQIKQLLAQPELFIMEV is encoded by the coding sequence GTGGCTAAATTTGAATATAAATTTCCGGAGCTTGGCGAAGGGCTGCACGAAGGCGAAATCGTCAAGATGCTTATCAAGCCGGGAGACAGCGTAACGGATGACGATATTATTATGGAAGTACAGAACGACAAAGCCATTGTAGAGGTTCCTTGTCCGGTTAACGGCAAAGTGCTCGAAGTGTTCGCGAAAGACGGACAAGTGTGCCATGTCGGTGATTTGGTGGCCATTATTGAAGCGGAAGGCGACCTGCCCGAGCAAGAAACTACTGTAGCATCGGAAGAGAAGGCCGCTGCGCAAGGCGGAGCGGAGATCCAGGGCGGCGCACCGGAGGCGAAAGCGCCGGAGAGCGCGCCAAGCTCGGACGCGGCGAAAGCAGAAGGAAATCCTGTACTTGCAACGCCAAGCGTTCGCAAATACGGCCGCGAGAAGGGCGTTGACTTGTCTGGCGTCAAAGGTACGGGCAAGAACGGACGCATTACGCGCGATGACATCGATGGATTCGCAGCTGGCGGCGGCGCTGCCGCGGCTGTTTCGCAGCCTGAAGCGGTGAATGAACAGAATGCTGCTGCACCGGCAGAAGGCAATAATGAGACGAAGGCAGCCCCAGTGGCTTCCGGCACGGCCTACCGTCCTGAGGAGCGCGTTCCTTTCAAAGGTATTCGTAAAGTCATCGCCAATGCGATGTCGAAGTCGGTTTACACGGCTCCGCACGTTACCCTGATGGACGAGGTTGACGTTACCGAGCTCGTTGCACTGCGTGCCAAATACAAGCCGCATGCCGAGAAGAAGGGCGTTAAGCTGACTTATCTGCCGTTTATCGTGAAGGCTCTGGTAGCTGCTTGCCGCCAGTTCCCAATTATGAACGCTACGCTTGATGAGGCTAATCAAGATATCGTCTTGCGTAAATACTACAATATCGGGATCGCAACCGACACGGATAACGGCTTGATCGTTCCGGTCATTGAGGATGCCGACCGCAAGAACATCTATATGGTAGCGGACAGCATCCGCGATTTGGCTACGCGCGGCCGCGAGGGTAAATTGTCCGCGAACGAGATGAGAGGCAGCACGATTTCGATTACCAATATCGGATCTGCAGGCGGCATGTTCTTTACGCCGGTCATTAATTTCCCGGAAGTGGCGATTCTTGGCACCGGACGCATTACAGAGAAGCCGATCGTCCGCAACGGCGAAATCGTCGCAGCACCTGTAATGGCTCTGTCGCTTAGCTTTGACCATCGTCTCATCGACGGCGCAACGGCGCAAAATTTCTTGAATCAAATCAAACAGCTGTTGGCACAACCAGAGCTGTTCATCATGGAGGTATAA
- a CDS encoding alpha/beta hydrolase produces the protein MTDQRYLKRTIVKDTAASRILPEQERELRIFLPPGYNEVLSYPVLFCQDGEDFFNFGRVATIANQLILDEGMEPFIIVGVDVDKKKRTSEYAPDGELHDGYVTFFAEELLPYIESRYPVRRDPQHRVLAGDSLGGTVSLHIALRYPHLFNKIISLSGAFYPASQEIAARSGLMDHMSLFMIVGLQETAFETDSGTYDFVALNRAMKQILKEKGAAILYSEHEGKHVWGFWQKHIPSALKAFF, from the coding sequence ATGACGGATCAACGATATTTGAAAAGAACGATTGTCAAAGATACGGCAGCCAGCCGGATTCTACCCGAACAAGAGCGCGAGCTTCGCATTTTTTTGCCGCCGGGCTATAATGAGGTGCTCAGTTACCCCGTTCTTTTCTGTCAGGACGGCGAAGATTTTTTCAATTTCGGACGGGTTGCGACCATTGCGAATCAGCTCATCCTCGACGAAGGCATGGAGCCGTTCATTATCGTCGGAGTCGATGTGGACAAGAAGAAGCGCACATCGGAGTACGCTCCCGACGGAGAGCTTCACGACGGCTATGTCACCTTCTTCGCCGAAGAGCTGCTTCCATATATTGAATCGCGTTATCCGGTTAGACGCGACCCTCAACATCGGGTGCTGGCCGGCGATTCGCTAGGCGGTACGGTATCGCTTCATATTGCGCTGCGCTACCCGCATCTATTCAACAAAATCATCTCGCTATCCGGAGCCTTCTACCCCGCTTCTCAAGAAATTGCCGCCCGAAGCGGCCTTATGGATCATATGAGCCTGTTTATGATCGTCGGGCTGCAGGAAACCGCCTTCGAAACCGACAGCGGCACCTATGATTTCGTTGCGCTCAACCGGGCGATGAAGCAAATTCTAAAAGAGAAAGGCGCTGCCATCCTGTACAGCGAGCATGAAGGCAAGCATGTATGGGGCTTCTGGCAGAAGCATATCCCTTCGGCATTGAAAGCTTTTTTCTAA
- the pdhA gene encoding pyruvate dehydrogenase (acetyl-transferring) E1 component subunit alpha — protein sequence MSKLPYEVQTEPVLPLTVLSPEGDVVNPDLMPNLSDEQLKEIMYRMVFTRAWDERAVNLGRQGRLGFYAPVSGQEASMIGSEYALNKDDFVCPGYRDMPQIVWHGLPLYQAFLYSRGHQHGGQIPEDVHVLMPQIIIGAQILHATGVAMAFKKRGEKRVAITYTGDGGSSEGDFYEGLNFAGVYKLPVIYAVQNNGYAITTPFEKQTAALSIAHKAVAAGIKGVQVDGMDVLAVYKAVSEAAERGRNGEGATLIELLTYRFRPHSMADDATKYRTKDEENEWALKDPVTRFGKFLEKKGLWTEEDTARVKEEAKATVNEHIKKAEATEKMTVAGLIDSMFETTPQYLEEQKDDFK from the coding sequence ATGAGCAAGCTTCCTTACGAAGTACAGACAGAACCGGTTCTGCCGCTTACTGTTCTGTCGCCAGAAGGTGATGTCGTTAACCCGGATTTAATGCCGAATTTGTCGGATGAGCAGTTGAAAGAAATCATGTACCGCATGGTATTTACCCGCGCATGGGATGAACGCGCAGTCAATTTGGGCCGTCAAGGCCGACTTGGCTTCTACGCGCCGGTATCCGGCCAGGAAGCATCGATGATCGGCAGCGAGTATGCCCTGAACAAGGATGATTTCGTCTGCCCGGGCTACCGCGACATGCCGCAGATCGTTTGGCATGGACTGCCGCTTTACCAGGCATTCCTGTATTCCCGCGGCCATCAGCATGGCGGCCAAATTCCTGAAGACGTCCATGTATTGATGCCGCAAATTATTATCGGCGCTCAAATTTTGCACGCCACGGGCGTTGCAATGGCGTTCAAGAAACGCGGCGAGAAACGCGTCGCAATCACATATACAGGCGATGGCGGTTCTTCCGAAGGCGATTTCTACGAAGGCTTGAACTTTGCAGGCGTGTACAAACTGCCTGTTATATATGCTGTCCAGAACAACGGATATGCCATTACTACGCCATTTGAGAAACAAACGGCAGCACTTTCGATCGCGCACAAAGCTGTAGCAGCCGGAATCAAAGGCGTACAGGTCGACGGCATGGACGTTCTTGCCGTGTACAAAGCAGTATCCGAAGCGGCTGAACGCGGACGCAACGGCGAAGGCGCAACGCTGATCGAGCTGCTTACGTACCGTTTCCGTCCGCATTCCATGGCTGACGATGCGACCAAATACCGGACCAAGGACGAAGAGAACGAATGGGCGCTCAAGGATCCGGTTACCCGCTTCGGCAAGTTCCTGGAGAAGAAGGGCTTGTGGACCGAGGAAGATACGGCACGCGTGAAGGAAGAAGCGAAGGCTACGGTAAACGAGCATATCAAGAAAGCGGAAGCAACAGAGAAAATGACGGTCGCGGGTCTGATCGACTCCATGTTCGAAACGACGCCGCAGTATCTCGAAGAGCAAAAAGACGATTTCAAATAA